Proteins encoded in a region of the Mycolicibacterium chitae genome:
- a CDS encoding gamma-glutamyltransferase, producing MIGPHRGGNLIGFRCRASGRRGVVGTSAPEAAWVGRDILRAGGNAFDAAVAAALAETVLLPSKCGLAGDLVALVRHADGTVRALTAIGPAPAQLAGAVAARGLPLTGGLAVGVPAAPLGYAELAGLGQLPLADLVSPAIDIATTGMSWSPINYDYTVRSLAALRAENPGGVVFLPDDQPISPGTWVTLPGHAGVLRAFAEVGGALFHGDLGAVLVDTVAARGGVVTAADLTAARAQWAPAVHTELRGRDLWVTPTPTHGPALLEALTAFEAELGCRSSQIERVSKARQRQRDSLGDQPVDGGTSIVTAADADGNAVVLVHSLSHPTFGSGLVVPELDIVLSNRAGRGFTVDPGHPNAPAAGRRPITTLHAWALGAHGDAPFTAGATSGGVHQMPWNVQVVERFLADSDPAGAVLGPLWSLSPSDGELRCETEGSPVADDGVVALPALSMESGIQMVQTPDGAGVCHVVTDIRCVGGVAAV from the coding sequence GTGATCGGCCCCCACCGTGGCGGGAACCTCATCGGCTTCCGGTGCCGTGCATCGGGACGGCGCGGTGTCGTCGGCACCAGTGCGCCGGAGGCCGCCTGGGTCGGCCGAGACATCCTGCGCGCGGGCGGTAACGCGTTCGACGCGGCGGTGGCCGCGGCGCTGGCCGAAACAGTGCTGCTGCCCTCCAAGTGCGGTCTGGCCGGCGATCTGGTCGCACTCGTTCGGCACGCGGACGGCACGGTCCGTGCCCTCACCGCCATTGGCCCCGCCCCGGCTCAGCTGGCCGGCGCCGTCGCGGCGCGCGGTCTCCCACTGACCGGCGGCCTGGCAGTCGGCGTCCCGGCAGCACCACTGGGCTACGCCGAGTTGGCCGGTCTGGGACAGCTTCCGTTGGCCGATCTGGTGTCCCCGGCAATCGACATTGCGACGACGGGCATGTCGTGGTCACCCATCAACTACGACTACACGGTTCGGTCCCTGGCCGCGCTCCGGGCCGAGAACCCCGGTGGGGTCGTGTTCCTGCCCGACGACCAACCCATTTCTCCGGGGACGTGGGTCACGCTTCCGGGTCACGCCGGGGTGTTGCGGGCGTTCGCGGAAGTCGGGGGCGCGCTGTTCCACGGGGACCTGGGCGCGGTGCTGGTCGACACGGTGGCCGCCCGCGGGGGCGTCGTCACGGCGGCCGACCTCACCGCAGCGCGGGCGCAATGGGCGCCGGCGGTGCACACCGAACTGCGCGGCCGCGACCTGTGGGTCACCCCGACCCCCACCCATGGGCCGGCGCTACTCGAGGCGCTGACTGCGTTCGAGGCCGAACTTGGTTGTCGCAGTAGTCAAATCGAACGAGTCAGCAAGGCTCGACAACGGCAGCGGGACAGTCTCGGCGATCAGCCGGTCGACGGCGGCACCTCCATCGTGACAGCGGCCGACGCCGACGGGAACGCGGTGGTGCTCGTGCACTCGTTGTCCCACCCGACCTTCGGCAGTGGACTGGTGGTACCCGAACTCGACATCGTCCTGAGCAACCGCGCCGGCCGCGGTTTCACCGTCGACCCGGGCCACCCGAACGCACCCGCGGCGGGCCGGCGGCCGATCACCACGCTGCACGCCTGGGCGCTCGGAGCCCACGGGGACGCCCCGTTCACCGCGGGGGCGACGTCCGGCGGTGTCCATCAGATGCCGTGGAACGTCCAGGTGGTCGAGCGCTTCCTCGCCGACAGTGATCCCGCCGGCGCGGTGCTCGGACCGCTGTGGTCCCTGTCCCCCTCGGATGGCGAATTACGTTGTGAAACAGAAGGTTCCCCAGTCGCTGACGACGGAGTCGTTGCGCTACCGGCGCTCAGCATGGAGTCTGGGATCCAAATGGTCCAGACGCCCGACGGCGCCGGAGTGTGCCATGTCGTTACCGATATTCGCTGCGTCGGTGGCGTAGCCGCCGTTTGA
- a CDS encoding RidA family protein, with protein MTNPDFDHPYSDAVAVGDLVFVSGCLPVDEDENLIKGPDALDAALGMVERRLGSVGLGLPDVVKLTYFVTDIADRPAANDQYVRTWEEPRPARTMIGVAALPRGASVEIDAIARLTR; from the coding sequence ATGACCAACCCCGATTTCGACCATCCCTACTCCGATGCCGTAGCAGTGGGTGATCTGGTCTTTGTGTCCGGGTGTCTGCCCGTGGACGAGGACGAGAACCTGATCAAGGGGCCTGACGCACTCGACGCCGCCTTGGGTATGGTCGAGCGCCGGCTGGGCAGCGTCGGGCTGGGCCTGCCGGACGTGGTGAAGCTGACCTACTTCGTCACCGACATTGCCGACCGTCCAGCGGCCAACGACCAGTACGTCCGCACCTGGGAGGAGCCGCGCCCGGCCCGCACCATGATCGGTGTGGCGGCGCTGCCCCGCGGCGCCTCGGTCGAGATCGACGCGATTGCCCGGCTGACGCGATGA
- a CDS encoding ABC transporter ATP-binding protein → MREPRHAVPAVDFQGVGRTYGGGRTGLGEVVAVDHADLKIAPGEFVCVLGPSGCGKSTLLNMVAGLDAPSKGRVLFEGAEVKGVNTKVGYMPQESKLFPWLTAEKNIEFPLRARNVPGTERKQLVSAYLAKVGLKGFENAYPHQLSGGMQKRTSLARTLVYRPSLLLMDEPFSALDSQTKMVMHEELLQLWEQEKCTTLFITHDLVEAITLADRVVVMTRRPSRIAEIVDIPLSRPRDVYAIYEQAGFDEIYDHLLRLVKKEMRYE, encoded by the coding sequence ATGAGAGAACCCCGGCACGCAGTCCCGGCAGTCGACTTCCAAGGCGTCGGAAGGACATACGGCGGTGGCCGGACCGGACTCGGCGAGGTCGTCGCCGTCGACCACGCCGATCTGAAGATCGCCCCCGGCGAGTTCGTGTGCGTCCTCGGCCCCAGCGGCTGCGGAAAGTCGACACTGCTGAACATGGTTGCCGGACTGGATGCGCCGTCGAAGGGACGCGTCCTGTTCGAGGGCGCCGAGGTCAAAGGCGTCAACACCAAGGTCGGTTACATGCCACAGGAAAGCAAGCTGTTTCCGTGGCTCACGGCCGAGAAGAACATCGAGTTCCCGCTGCGTGCCCGCAATGTCCCCGGCACCGAACGCAAGCAGCTCGTCAGCGCCTACCTGGCCAAGGTCGGACTGAAGGGCTTCGAGAACGCCTACCCGCACCAACTGTCGGGCGGCATGCAGAAGCGGACCTCGCTGGCCCGCACCCTGGTCTACCGGCCCTCCCTTCTGTTGATGGACGAACCCTTCAGTGCGCTGGACTCCCAGACGAAAATGGTGATGCACGAGGAGCTCCTGCAGCTCTGGGAGCAGGAGAAGTGCACAACGCTGTTCATCACTCACGATCTGGTCGAAGCCATCACCCTGGCCGACCGCGTCGTGGTGATGACGCGCCGACCGAGTCGGATAGCCGAGATCGTCGATATTCCGCTGTCCCGACCCCGCGATGTCTACGCGATCTACGAGCAGGCCGGTTTCGACGAGATCTACGACCACTTGTTGCGTCTGGTGAAGAAGGAGATGCGCTATGAGTAA
- a CDS encoding ABC transporter permease, with protein sequence MSKTLEKPVDTVAQSKPAETTGISLKTRNTLYTWLLRYGAIALVLVLWELASGRLMESYLISSPGEVARAFVTGLTDGDLLHNTMVTLGEIAVGYPIGAIVGIATGFLLGSSPLLARAFQPIVTALFGIPIIALAPLIVVWLGIGYASKVGIVALLVFFLTFFNTYSGLKNMDRQFIDLARLMGADRRTVILKVVLPTVTPAIFAGLSIALPQSVIAATVGEFIAASEGLGYMIRRAAGVFDTPTLIVGALVLMLLVLAANSVLAVIERRVLVWRPQKEGN encoded by the coding sequence ATGAGTAAAACCCTCGAGAAGCCGGTCGATACGGTAGCGCAGTCCAAACCTGCTGAAACAACCGGCATTTCACTCAAGACCCGCAATACGCTGTACACCTGGTTGCTGCGCTACGGCGCCATCGCGCTCGTACTGGTCTTGTGGGAGTTGGCCTCGGGCCGGCTGATGGAATCCTATTTGATCAGCAGTCCCGGCGAGGTGGCGCGAGCTTTCGTCACGGGCCTGACCGACGGCGACTTGCTCCACAACACCATGGTGACGCTCGGCGAGATCGCCGTCGGTTATCCCATCGGAGCAATCGTCGGTATCGCGACCGGATTCCTGCTGGGTTCGTCGCCCTTGTTGGCGCGCGCATTTCAACCGATCGTGACCGCTCTGTTCGGGATCCCGATCATCGCGTTGGCGCCCTTGATCGTGGTGTGGTTGGGCATCGGCTATGCCTCGAAGGTCGGCATCGTGGCCCTGTTGGTCTTCTTCCTCACGTTCTTCAACACCTACTCGGGCCTGAAGAACATGGACCGTCAGTTCATCGATCTGGCCCGTCTGATGGGGGCCGATCGACGGACGGTGATCCTCAAGGTGGTGCTGCCCACGGTCACCCCGGCAATCTTCGCCGGCTTGTCCATCGCGTTGCCGCAGTCGGTGATTGCGGCAACGGTGGGCGAGTTCATCGCCGCCTCGGAAGGTCTCGGCTACATGATCCGGCGGGCAGCCGGAGTGTTCGACACCCCAACACTGATAGTCGGGGCCCTGGTCCTGATGCTCCTGGTCCTCGCCGCCAACTCCGTCCTCGCCGTCATCGAGCGTCGGGTGTTGGTGTGGCGTCCACAAAAGGAAGGCAACTGA
- a CDS encoding ABC transporter substrate-binding protein, which produces MSFVDKARRRAGLTAAVAAMGLVLSACGGVTDSADPTVDNPVAVSFVEGLDVFPYEVVTVATEEGYFAEEGIEPTVIHTENEMQALASNSAEFAIGGTLAVLQAVDSGIDVITIFATMEGLGMNAAFSNRIVEEFGLTPETPLDERMEALRGQTIGLTAPLGDDEVFFRYFLSEAGLDSDEDVTFAYIGGTPDRITAMQAGEIAAYMSSIPAAELAQDRGVGQRMLTPIAEEIEALDGIPYSGVHVTREYAERNPKVVEAVGRALSKAANFMRDNHEETITIVGEAYPELSPEVVRAGMESIFPAIPESGRMTQKGWDNLRAAGAAAGVVAADRDVSEGVAWTNQYLAQ; this is translated from the coding sequence ATGTCGTTCGTTGACAAGGCGCGTCGTCGCGCCGGATTGACAGCCGCGGTGGCGGCAATGGGGCTGGTTCTCAGCGCATGCGGGGGAGTGACGGATTCGGCCGATCCAACGGTCGACAACCCGGTGGCGGTGTCGTTCGTCGAGGGACTGGACGTCTTCCCCTATGAAGTGGTGACCGTGGCCACCGAAGAGGGCTACTTCGCCGAGGAAGGCATCGAGCCGACCGTCATCCACACCGAGAACGAGATGCAGGCACTCGCGTCCAATAGTGCAGAGTTCGCGATCGGGGGCACCCTCGCTGTGCTTCAAGCCGTCGACAGCGGCATCGACGTGATCACGATCTTCGCCACCATGGAGGGTCTGGGCATGAACGCCGCGTTCTCCAATCGCATCGTGGAGGAGTTCGGCCTCACCCCGGAGACACCGCTCGATGAGCGGATGGAGGCGCTGCGGGGGCAGACGATCGGCCTGACCGCTCCGCTGGGCGATGACGAGGTGTTCTTCCGGTACTTCCTCAGTGAGGCGGGGCTGGACTCGGATGAGGACGTGACGTTCGCCTACATCGGTGGTACGCCGGACCGGATCACCGCGATGCAGGCCGGCGAGATCGCGGCCTACATGTCATCGATCCCTGCGGCCGAGTTGGCGCAGGACCGCGGTGTGGGCCAGCGGATGCTGACGCCGATCGCGGAGGAGATCGAGGCCCTGGACGGAATACCGTATTCCGGCGTGCACGTGACCAGGGAGTACGCCGAACGCAATCCCAAGGTCGTCGAGGCGGTGGGGCGGGCACTTTCGAAGGCGGCCAACTTCATGCGGGACAACCACGAAGAGACCATCACCATCGTCGGCGAGGCGTACCCGGAGTTGAGCCCCGAGGTGGTTCGGGCCGGAATGGAATCGATCTTCCCGGCCATTCCGGAGAGCGGCCGGATGACTCAGAAGGGTTGGGACAACCTGCGGGCCGCCGGTGCGGCGGCCGGGGTGGTGGCTGCTGACCGCGATGTCAGCGAGGGCGTGGCCTGGACCAATCAGTATCTGGCGCAGTAA
- a CDS encoding GntR family transcriptional regulator, which translates to MTSTAKPAAFSIQQQDPLSLPDIPGGAGTIADRLYTILEEAIIDRRLAPGTHLKAETLCRRYGVSMIPVREAIRTLQANGWAVAKPHHGSYVVRGTVDELGDLYEARTVLETAASRLAAQRRSADDLSKLEAAVEQGNELVRLETPSRFAKLNSEFHELIAEATHNGTLMDVQRRLSQRLRFYSSVLPMDRVQRSVEEHAALVEAIKRQDAVAAEAIALEHIGKSKAEVSVQLPTAAAAED; encoded by the coding sequence ATGACGTCGACGGCGAAGCCTGCGGCCTTCTCGATCCAGCAGCAGGACCCCCTGTCACTGCCGGATATCCCGGGTGGGGCCGGCACCATCGCTGACCGGCTGTACACCATTTTGGAAGAGGCGATCATCGATCGTCGTCTTGCGCCGGGCACCCACCTCAAGGCCGAAACGCTGTGCCGCCGGTATGGCGTCAGCATGATTCCGGTCCGCGAAGCCATCCGCACCTTGCAGGCCAACGGCTGGGCGGTGGCCAAGCCGCACCACGGGTCCTATGTGGTGCGAGGTACCGTCGACGAACTCGGTGACCTTTACGAAGCGCGCACGGTATTGGAGACCGCGGCCAGCAGGCTCGCCGCCCAGCGCCGCAGTGCTGACGATCTCAGCAAGCTCGAGGCCGCGGTCGAGCAGGGGAACGAACTGGTGCGGCTGGAAACCCCGTCGAGGTTCGCCAAGCTCAACAGCGAGTTCCACGAGCTCATCGCCGAAGCCACGCACAACGGCACGCTCATGGACGTGCAGCGGAGGCTGAGCCAGCGATTGCGCTTCTATTCGTCGGTGCTGCCGATGGACCGGGTCCAGCGATCGGTGGAAGAACATGCGGCGCTCGTCGAGGCGATCAAACGCCAGGATGCCGTGGCCGCCGAGGCGATTGCGTTGGAGCACATCGGAAAGTCCAAGGCCGAGGTCTCGGTCCAGTTGCCGACGGCCGCCGCCGCCGAGGATTGA
- a CDS encoding GntR family transcriptional regulator encodes MTIDSPISGPPLGQIASYDQLPPISNRPGTMADQVQAVLLEAILDGTLPPGTHLKAEGLTRRYGISIIPVREALRTLQAGGWVDIRPHHGAFVRSLGAEELEEINEFRGIVEVAAARLAAQRRSAVALAELEALCDEGFALIESDEFGRFAELNSRFHDAVAAAAGNQVMRESQRILNQRIRLYTSSLDTQRIIESTHEHAAIVAAIGEQDAAAAGALAAKHLNLSLRRVRGIQG; translated from the coding sequence ATGACGATCGACTCACCCATCTCTGGCCCGCCCCTGGGTCAGATTGCTTCCTACGACCAGCTGCCGCCGATCTCGAATCGGCCAGGCACAATGGCCGACCAGGTGCAGGCGGTGCTGCTCGAAGCAATCCTCGACGGGACCCTGCCGCCCGGAACCCACCTCAAGGCAGAGGGCCTGACCCGGCGCTACGGGATCAGCATCATCCCCGTCCGGGAAGCGTTGCGCACTCTGCAAGCCGGTGGGTGGGTGGATATCCGGCCGCACCACGGCGCCTTCGTACGCTCCTTGGGGGCCGAGGAGCTCGAAGAGATCAACGAGTTTCGTGGCATCGTCGAAGTTGCTGCCGCGAGATTGGCTGCGCAACGACGTTCCGCCGTGGCGCTCGCCGAGCTCGAGGCACTGTGCGACGAGGGGTTTGCGCTGATCGAATCCGATGAGTTCGGTCGGTTTGCCGAACTCAACAGCCGGTTCCACGACGCCGTCGCCGCGGCCGCCGGGAACCAAGTCATGCGAGAGAGCCAACGAATACTGAATCAGCGGATTCGCTTGTACACCTCGAGTCTCGACACCCAACGAATCATCGAGTCGACCCACGAGCATGCCGCCATCGTGGCAGCGATCGGAGAACAGGACGCCGCAGCCGCCGGAGCATTGGCGGCCAAACATCTGAACCTGTCGCTACGCCGGGTCCGAGGCATCCAGGGCTGA
- a CDS encoding HIT family protein, with protein MATVFTKIINRELPGRFVYEDDDVVAFLTIEPMTQGHTLVVPRAEIDQWQDIDTDTYARIMAVSQRIGQAVVRAFDAPRAGLIIAGLEVPHLHVHVFPARELTDFGFAHVDRNPSAESLDEAQAKIKAALAELG; from the coding sequence ATGGCCACTGTCTTCACCAAGATCATCAACCGCGAACTGCCGGGTCGATTCGTCTACGAGGACGACGACGTCGTCGCCTTCCTGACCATCGAGCCCATGACCCAGGGCCACACCCTGGTGGTGCCGCGGGCCGAGATCGACCAATGGCAGGACATCGACACCGATACCTACGCCCGGATCATGGCGGTGTCCCAGCGCATCGGCCAGGCCGTGGTGCGGGCCTTCGATGCGCCGCGGGCGGGGCTGATCATCGCCGGCCTCGAGGTGCCGCACCTGCACGTCCACGTCTTCCCCGCGCGCGAGCTCACCGATTTCGGCTTCGCCCATGTCGACCGCAATCCCTCCGCGGAATCGCTGGACGAGGCTCAGGCCAAGATCAAGGCGGCGCTGGCCGAGTTGGGCTGA
- a CDS encoding NDMA-dependent alcohol dehydrogenase has translation MKTKGAIIREFNQPWSIEEIEIGDPVKDEVKIQMEASGMCHSDHHLVTGDIPMFGFPVLGGHEGAGVVTEVGPGVEHIAPGDHVVLSFIPSCGECPSCQAGLRNLCDLGAGLLAGVAVSDGTHRIHTAAGDPVFPMTLLGTFSPYMVVHKSSVVKIDPSIPFEVACLVGCGVTTGYGSAVRSGDIRPGDDVAIIGVGGVGMGALQGAVNAGARHIFAIDPVEWKRDQALKFGATHAYPDVDSAMAGIAEVTAGAMAKKTIITVGELKGQDIDSYLNLTSKGGTCVVTAVGSMLDTNVTLNLSMLTLLQKNLQGTIFGGGNPHHDIPLLLSMYKSGRLNLDDMVTRQYKLEQINDGYKDMLEGRNIRGVIRYTDADR, from the coding sequence ATGAAGACTAAAGGCGCCATCATCCGGGAGTTCAATCAGCCCTGGTCAATCGAGGAGATCGAGATCGGCGACCCCGTCAAAGACGAGGTCAAGATCCAGATGGAAGCCTCGGGCATGTGCCACTCCGATCACCACCTGGTGACCGGGGACATCCCGATGTTCGGCTTCCCCGTCCTCGGCGGCCACGAGGGCGCCGGCGTCGTCACCGAGGTGGGCCCGGGCGTCGAGCACATCGCCCCCGGCGACCACGTCGTGCTGTCGTTCATCCCGTCCTGCGGCGAATGCCCGTCGTGTCAGGCCGGCCTGCGCAACCTGTGCGATCTGGGCGCGGGCCTGCTCGCCGGCGTCGCGGTCTCCGACGGCACGCACCGCATCCACACCGCCGCGGGCGACCCGGTGTTCCCCATGACACTGCTGGGCACCTTCAGCCCGTACATGGTGGTGCACAAGAGTTCTGTGGTGAAGATCGATCCGTCCATCCCGTTCGAGGTCGCCTGCCTCGTCGGTTGCGGCGTGACGACCGGATACGGCTCGGCGGTGCGCAGCGGCGACATCCGCCCCGGCGACGACGTAGCGATCATCGGCGTCGGCGGGGTCGGCATGGGCGCCCTGCAGGGTGCCGTCAACGCCGGTGCGCGCCACATCTTCGCGATCGACCCGGTCGAGTGGAAGCGCGATCAGGCGCTGAAGTTCGGTGCCACGCACGCCTATCCGGATGTCGACAGCGCCATGGCGGGTATCGCCGAGGTCACCGCCGGGGCGATGGCCAAGAAGACGATCATCACCGTCGGCGAGCTCAAGGGTCAGGACATCGACAGCTACCTGAACCTGACGTCGAAGGGCGGCACCTGCGTGGTGACCGCCGTCGGCAGCATGCTCGACACCAACGTGACGCTGAACCTGTCGATGCTGACCCTGCTGCAGAAGAACCTGCAGGGCACCATCTTCGGCGGCGGCAACCCGCACCACGACATCCCGCTGCTGCTGTCGATGTACAAGTCGGGCCGGCTCAACCTGGACGACATGGTCACCCGCCAGTACAAGCTCGAGCAGATCAACGACGGCTACAAGGACATGCTGGAGGGCCGCAACATCCGCGGCGTCATCCGCTACACCGACGCCGACCGCTAG
- a CDS encoding nuclear transport factor 2 family protein, whose amino-acid sequence MASREQLEDWVERWLKANQDAEAAGDWKPLAEFFTEDATYGWNIGPKEDVMCVGRDEIRDVALGLEMEGLENWVYEYQKTLIDEKQNEIVGFWKQIANKSDGSRDEIYGIGGSWFRLTDKDGDLLIEWQRDFFDFGHVQKAFMKLIESGDLTPTMQKRIERSLSGEKLPGYYPLGQAPAKLF is encoded by the coding sequence ATGGCGTCACGTGAACAGCTGGAAGATTGGGTCGAGCGCTGGCTGAAGGCCAACCAGGACGCCGAGGCGGCCGGCGACTGGAAACCGTTGGCGGAGTTCTTCACCGAGGACGCCACCTACGGCTGGAACATCGGCCCCAAGGAAGACGTCATGTGCGTGGGTCGCGACGAGATCCGCGACGTCGCCTTGGGTTTGGAGATGGAAGGCCTGGAGAACTGGGTCTACGAGTACCAGAAGACGCTGATCGACGAGAAGCAGAACGAGATCGTCGGGTTCTGGAAGCAGATCGCCAACAAGAGCGACGGCAGCCGCGACGAGATCTACGGCATCGGCGGCAGCTGGTTCCGGCTCACCGACAAGGACGGGGACCTGCTGATCGAGTGGCAGCGCGACTTCTTCGACTTCGGCCACGTGCAGAAGGCGTTCATGAAGTTGATCGAATCCGGCGACCTGACGCCCACCATGCAGAAGCGCATCGAGCGGTCGCTGTCCGGCGAGAAACTGCCCGGCTACTACCCGCTCGGGCAGGCGCCGGCCAAGCTATTCTGA
- a CDS encoding ferredoxin codes for MGCYRIELDDDLCQGHAMCELEAPDVFRVPKRGVVEILDHEPPDELRDAVEMAVEMCPTRALSITEKD; via the coding sequence ATGGGTTGCTACCGCATCGAACTCGACGACGATCTGTGCCAGGGCCACGCCATGTGCGAACTGGAGGCCCCGGACGTGTTCCGGGTGCCCAAGCGCGGCGTCGTCGAGATCCTCGACCACGAGCCCCCTGACGAACTCCGCGATGCCGTGGAGATGGCCGTCGAGATGTGTCCTACCCGAGCACTGTCAATCACAGAGAAGGATTAA
- a CDS encoding cytochrome P450 — MTALTDVPRVSGGEEEHGHLEEFRTDPIALMQRIRDECGDVGWFQLADKQVVLLSGAEANEFFFRSSDSELNQAEAYPFMTPIFGEGVVFDADPERRAEMLHNTALRGEQMKGHATTIENEVKKIIADWGDEGEIELLDFFSELTIYTSTACLIGLKFREQLDSRFAHYYHQLERGTDPLCYVDPYLDIESFRIRDESRVKLVALVQEIMNGRIANPPKGKEDRDLLDVLVSIKDEDGNPRFSANEVTGMFISLMFAGHHTSSGTSSWTMIELLRHPDFYAKVQQELDDLYADGQEVSFHALRQIPNLDNALKETLRLHPPLIILMRVAQDEFEVVGHPIHKGQMVAASPAISNRIPEDFPDPDAFDPDRYEKPRQEDLINRWTWIPFGAGKHRCVGAAFAQMQIKAIFSVLLREYEFEMAQPPESYRNDHSKMVVQLQQPAKVRYRKRVKS; from the coding sequence ATGACCGCTCTGACAGACGTGCCGCGGGTTTCCGGCGGCGAGGAGGAACACGGCCACCTCGAGGAGTTCCGCACCGATCCGATCGCCCTGATGCAGCGCATTCGGGATGAGTGCGGTGACGTCGGCTGGTTCCAGCTCGCCGACAAGCAGGTGGTGTTGCTCTCCGGCGCCGAGGCCAACGAGTTCTTCTTCCGTTCCAGCGACAGCGAACTCAACCAGGCCGAGGCCTACCCGTTCATGACGCCGATCTTCGGCGAGGGGGTGGTGTTCGACGCCGATCCCGAGCGGCGCGCGGAGATGCTGCACAACACCGCGCTGCGCGGCGAACAGATGAAGGGCCACGCCACGACCATCGAGAACGAGGTCAAGAAGATCATCGCCGACTGGGGCGACGAAGGCGAGATCGAGCTGCTGGACTTCTTCTCCGAGCTGACCATCTACACCTCGACGGCGTGCCTGATCGGGCTGAAGTTCCGCGAGCAACTCGACAGCCGGTTCGCCCACTACTACCACCAACTGGAGCGCGGGACCGACCCGCTCTGCTACGTCGACCCCTACCTCGACATCGAGAGCTTCCGTATCCGTGACGAGTCGCGCGTCAAACTCGTTGCGCTGGTGCAGGAGATCATGAACGGCCGCATCGCCAATCCACCTAAGGGCAAGGAGGATCGCGACCTGCTGGACGTGCTGGTCTCGATCAAGGACGAGGACGGCAATCCCCGGTTCTCGGCCAACGAGGTCACCGGCATGTTCATCTCGCTGATGTTCGCCGGCCACCACACCAGTTCAGGCACGTCCTCGTGGACAATGATCGAGTTGCTGCGCCACCCTGACTTCTACGCCAAGGTGCAGCAGGAACTCGACGACCTGTACGCCGACGGCCAGGAGGTCAGTTTCCATGCGCTGCGCCAGATCCCGAATCTGGACAACGCGCTCAAGGAGACGCTGCGGCTGCACCCGCCGCTGATCATCTTGATGCGGGTCGCCCAGGACGAGTTCGAGGTGGTCGGACACCCGATCCACAAGGGCCAGATGGTGGCGGCCTCCCCGGCGATCTCCAATCGGATCCCCGAGGACTTCCCGGACCCGGACGCGTTCGACCCGGACCGCTACGAGAAGCCACGGCAGGAGGACCTGATCAACCGGTGGACCTGGATCCCGTTCGGGGCCGGCAAGCACCGCTGCGTCGGGGCCGCGTTCGCGCAGATGCAGATCAAGGCGATCTTCTCGGTGCTGTTGCGCGAGTATGAGTTCGAGATGGCGCAGCCACCCGAGAGCTATCGCAACGACCACTCCAAGATGGTCGTCCAGCTGCAGCAGCCGGCCAAGGTTCGCTACCGCAAGCGAGTCAAGAGCTAG
- a CDS encoding SDR family oxidoreductase: MARFEPHPDRRPALVAGASSGIGAATATQLAAHGFPVALGARRVEKCQELVDEIRAGGGEAIALPLDVTDADSVKSFVHGATEALGEIELLVAGAGDTDFGRIHETSTTEFEQQIQIHLIGANRLATAVLPGMVERRRGDVIFVGSDVALRQRPHMGAYGAAKSALVAMVTNLQMELEGTGVRASIVHPGPTKTSMGWSLSAEKIGPALEDWAKWGQARHDYFLRAADLARAITFVAETPRGGFIANLEIQPEAPLADVKDRQKLALGEEGMPGQ, from the coding sequence ATGGCCCGTTTCGAACCCCACCCCGACCGCAGACCCGCCCTGGTCGCCGGCGCGTCCTCCGGCATCGGCGCTGCCACCGCGACCCAGCTTGCCGCGCACGGGTTTCCGGTCGCGTTGGGTGCTCGCCGAGTGGAAAAGTGCCAGGAACTGGTCGACGAGATCAGAGCGGGCGGCGGCGAGGCCATCGCGTTGCCGCTCGACGTCACCGACGCCGATTCGGTGAAGTCCTTCGTGCACGGCGCCACCGAGGCCCTCGGCGAGATCGAACTCCTCGTCGCCGGCGCCGGCGACACCGACTTCGGTCGGATCCACGAGACCAGCACCACCGAGTTCGAACAACAGATCCAGATCCACCTGATCGGCGCCAACCGACTGGCCACGGCGGTGCTGCCCGGGATGGTCGAGCGCCGTCGCGGCGACGTGATCTTCGTCGGCTCCGACGTCGCGTTGCGCCAGCGACCGCACATGGGCGCCTACGGGGCGGCCAAGTCCGCTCTGGTCGCCATGGTGACCAACCTGCAGATGGAACTGGAGGGCACCGGGGTGCGGGCCTCGATCGTGCATCCCGGACCGACGAAGACCTCGATGGGCTGGAGCCTGTCGGCCGAGAAGATCGGTCCGGCGCTGGAGGATTGGGCCAAGTGGGGCCAGGCCCGGCACGACTACTTCCTACGCGCGGCCGACCTGGCCCGCGCCATCACCTTCGTCGCCGAGACACCGCGCGGCGGCTTCATCGCCAATTTGGAGATCCAGCCCGAGGCCCCGCTGGCCGACGTCAAGGACCGGCAGAAACTCGCACTCGGTGAAGAAGGGATGCCAGGACAATGA